Part of the Nicotiana sylvestris chromosome 5, ASM39365v2, whole genome shotgun sequence genome is shown below.
AGACATTATAAATAATTTCTATAAATCAAAAGCTATCCTAAATAGGCGGAGTTAGGTTGACCCCTACCAGTATATTAATGACTCGTGAGAAATATCTATGAAAGGGGTGTGAgcggctggttgtggagggcacgagaaaAGGTAGAGCatgacctaagaagtattggggaaagGTTATTAGGCAGGATATGGCTAGACTTCAGATTTTCGATGatatgacacttgataggaagaagtagagtattagggttgtaggttaggaggtagtcgAGTCTTGCCTTACTTCGTACCTTTATGAGCTTAGTCTGGTAAGATTTTTGTCTAAAGATAGCTAGTGGCAATGTTGCATCTTACTATTTCGGTTTTCAATGCAGGACCTATTTTACTAGctatcgcttttgctttgcatctttcttcttgatttcatgttcctatttttcttatgatttccgtggtgatactaatattgtctccttttgtctttttgttttcttgagccgagggttttTTGGAACCAACATCTCTACTCCTTTAGGTAGGGATAACGTCTATGTATGCACTATCCTCCTCATACCCTACTAATGGGATTTTACTAGGTTGTTGTGAGAAATATCTACGTACGTACATACCTCTCCTTACGTACCTTTGTTGTGACATTGTTATGAATTCTTCATAGACCTAAATCTTAATGACGGACATGCCATTTGTTTCTAATATAAGAAGGTTTTAGTTATTTTGGGGATTTATTAACATCGGCATAAAATTATAGGCGACTCTAAATCCTGTATCATAAGTAGTCAAAGAATCTGCGACCTTGTTAACTCAATTCCCTGAGGCAATATTGTGTTTGGTCACTTAATTTTGTAAAACTATATCTCTACCGATGGTGTAAAATTTTTTATATACTATCAAGTTATATTATCTGGTGTAGTCGGTAACCTGtcatatttttaaatattataaatTTTAGATTTTATGAAGGATTACGTGTAAATGTTTTTTAAGTGATTTGTCAATATGTATTATTTTTTTCTTGTGTGGCTGTCCTGTTTGGGATTTAGCCTTTCATTCTTAAGCAAAAGCGAAAGAGAAGAGAATTTTAGGAGCATAAAGGCATGCTTGGGACGCTACGAATCGATCGATGCTCGTTAAACTTTAATGTAAATGGACAAAATGCTTTTTATCGATCTAGTAGCATCAGATTATATAAAAAGATGTCGTATATAGATCTATCTGAACCATGTCTCTGTTTATGAATAGACTAAGATCATGTCTAATGTGCTGGCATTACTTCAACCGCATAAAACAAGAGCGGAGCAAGTATTTTTGGATGGTTTTGGTCGAATTCAGTAgctttagtgcaaattctatatttgtttaaaaaaattcattatacacaaattatttatttaaaatttagaaaattaaaaatattaaattctcAAAATCATAAGTTTCAAATCATAGCTCCGCTCCTAGTAAAAGATACTACTCCTATGAACTTAAGTTTGAGCACTAaacatttttctctttttagccATCTTCATTAGCCATTtgacactactagaaattcgacAAAAATCGACCTCGACCGACTGATCGATTTCGGCCAGTCAAAAAACCAGCCGAAAAGCCAATCGAAGTCTGTCGGTTTttcaaaataatttatttttacgAAATCCATCAACTTTGGTTGGCGCAAAAATCCGGAAAACTATTTTTGTGTCCcgcgaaatttatttttcaagaaaccaaccaactttggttagttttttatttaaaataaattaaaattaatatttaaaaacccgaccgaaatcggtcggttAATTTGGCCAGTCATTTTAAAAAATCGATTGAATTCGgtcggtaattttattttttaataatgaCATCGGTCGGTTATTTTCGcgcgaaaatacaattaaagatTTTAGATGAAATAAAAGACAGCCTtaaaataaaatgcaccaatggtttagtggtagaatagtatctTGCCAGTACAGACCCCGGTTCGATTCTCATATGGTGCATTTTTTAgttacataattaaaatacagACCGACATCGGTCGGAAAATACCAACCAACTTCGGTCGATTTTTTCggcaattttttcttttttggaatttaatcGACCGACTGAAATCGACAGGGAAATACCGACCAAAGTCAATCGGTTAGCTCTACCGACCTTACAATTACCGATCGCCACGAATTAATTGATTTTCGGTCAATTTTTACCAATTAACGACCAACATCAATCGATTTTGGCGATTGAGTTTTCCCCTTCTTTAGTAGTGTGAAGGGCAACTGGGCAAGGGTACCTCTCTATAACTTTCAAAAGCCTCATTGTTCACCTCCCAACTTCAACGAAAAATATTGTCAATCATGCCGCATAATTCTTTTGAGATATAGAAGCTGATCGTAGTGTCTTTTATGCATTAATGATAGTACAAATTAACAGTTAAATTGGAATAGAATTGCAGTTTAGTGATAATATTTCAGCCTACCGCTTAATTAGAGAGTTTCTATCATGTGCCGATTTAGAATTTCTAGAATATGAGTGTACaactaaagaaaagagaaaagaatataTTAAGTGGAAAGTGATCTCTATTCTTATACCGAAATAACTTACTATTCAATCAAGTGCACTATTTGATTTTTGGAGCATGGAGGACAACAAATAATATCagataaatttttttttaaaaaatacacGTACAATACTTGGTTTGGCGGAAAGACCATGGGTCCACGTGCCTATATATTAGGCAGTCTATCCGCCTGTTAACCTGAGCGGTCTTggttttgatgattgacaaaggaacACATGCATGAACCAGGTCCCTGGAACACTGTACACATTTTATAGTCAGAATCAAGCAAAAAACATGCACGTGTAAGGGATAAGTATAAGTGGTTATTTCTTTATCCCTGAACGAAAAGATTGCATATTTGATAAGGAGCATGACTCGTTACTTGAAAAGAACTCTATCCAAGATGAGGAAAGAGTTGGAAGTTGAAGATAATTAGAACTTTTCCACCGAGGAAGAGTAAAGCATTAAACATCTAGTTAAttttactaactctataaatatcaTTTTGTTCTctttcataggagatgcacacaCACTGAAGTTAAGCAAGAATCGAAAGCAAAATCGCAACGCATTTTATGAGCAATTCCTGTGAGTTTCAAGGGTGTGAACCTACAGCTATATGAACTAGAttgaagaaccagttccatgtgTCTGTCTTtaattctagttcaattgtagtatgAGCTTTTGATTTGTACCTTTCAGATTTTCTTAGAAGCATTTGTACTAGAGGTACTTGAGTTGTatctttcaagttagagttagCTTGAAGTAGTCGCAACAGCCTGTAGCGTGTTGCAATGAgggttagagttaatccttagaaGTGTAGTTTACTAGTGATATTTCACCCTACCACTTAATTAGAGGGTTCCTATCAGATGCAGATCTAGAATTTCTAGAATAGGGGTGTGCTagtaaagaaaggagaaaaaatataCTAAGTGGAAATTGATCCCTTTCTTCTAGGTAACTCAGCATTCAACCAAGTGCATCATTCACATTTTTGGAGCATGTGAACCAGCATGATAATTTTAGATCAATTTTAagaaatatatacataaaataccTAATTTAGTAAAAAAATCATGAATCCACGTGCCCTTATATCGAGTAGTAACTCAACGTATGGTCTTACTACCAcatagaaaaaaggaaaaataattgaGGAAAAATGATCACACAATTTAGTACCTCTTCTCCATAAAAAGACCAAAGAGGTGATAATATTTGTGGCCTTTCGAAGTTGCAATCGACCCTTTTTCTCTTCTAAATAAAACCCTTTTTCTTTAGGAGAGAAGAATCCCTTGATGATAAGGTGAACAATATGTAGTACTCTTCTTCTTATCATATGATGTACTGTTTGGAATATTTGAAAATGCATTTATTCCAGTCCAGCTAATTAAAGCAAAGTCAATTTTGTAAATATATGATACCTCTTTATAtagcacctcctcctcctccttttgTCTTCTCTTGGTACGGATAATATTACGGACTTTATGCAACAGCATGTTTTTAGGATATCTCTTCTTCCATTTCCCAAATCAATAGATGCGATTATGTATTATGGGATTAAAaagaatttaattaaaaatattacTTTTTTAGTTTGAGAAGATATCTATATGCTGAAGGAACCCTTGGagtaattataaaattatttttgtgatcTATAGGTCACGGGATCGAGCCGTAAGACTGTCTACATCACATGTCTTAAAGGGTGCGCCTCTTCTTGCACACTAATGAACACCGGATATCCCGTGCACTACACTGCACAAAAGATATCTATGCTCAGTCTTTCACTTTTTAAGACTCATAGGTTAAGTCATAAAAAGGATCTTTCTTGTCAATCACTACAGTATGTAGTCGTGCTCATTCTCTCATATTAAATAATGATACCGTAATCATACTCTTTCTATGGATCGgatcataaaatagtaaaagaatGTTTGTTTCCACGAATTCAATTCGTACAGTAGAATATTCCGTTGAAAATTACACTACTAAAAATCCGAAAATTAGCGATCAAAATTGGACGGTCCAAAAAAATGATCAAAGTTGGTCgataaaagagagaaaaatattttatatttattttaaataaattaccgaccaaagttggtcgataaAGTGGTCAACAAGTTGACCGAGCTGGTCAGACTTGTTTAGTCAAAGAAAATTTcacattaccgaccaactttggtcggtaatgtgGGACCCAGTTAAAAAATTTaatagttattattattattatttaaaatatgttataaaatataaagaaatcttatttaaaattaccgaccaactttggtcgctatactttaatttctgaaaaataatcgaccaaaattggtcggttattaggtcaacattggtcaaaatttaaaatcactatatctattctgtttattaactaaattaatttgttttcaggaaaagaagttggggcgtCCAATGAACCAtgatgagctattcaaggagacACATATtgtaaaaaagaagaaagagacggataaagaaaggtgggtcgaggactGGACCTCGATTGTAtatgtaagttttcacttttctttaagtattttaatttacttttatataaattttgataTACTAATTCAATTTAAATTTTCGTATAGGGTCGCTACCAAACTAACGTGGAAGAATTCATCCGCACTCAGACAGCTGGTGAATCGGGCGAGCAAACCCAACGTTCGGACGAGGATGTTGAAAGAATATGGATGGAGTCTGCTGGCGGTCCAAAATGGAGGAAGGTATAcgggcttcctactaagaaatttcatcgctataagtgtggaatgcaaggaatagggactttCTCGCAAGGCGAGCAACTGGATGGGGAGAGCCTCTCTGCTATGCAGGAGACTGtaacaaagctcacatccgagctagaagcggccaaggaaagagaaagggTTAGAAATGCTCAGTTCCTTGGCATGCAAGCTCAGATCAGAACTCTCCTATCTACTGGAGCTTTTTCGTTGCCCCGGTCTCGTGCGGCATCGCCAGAGGCTTGACTTGAACGTGAGTGTTCCTTCCGTCCTCCCCTTGATCattcctcccgtcctccccgtgATCGTTCCTCCTGTCCTCCTTGTGGTCGTTCTTCCCGTCCTCCACAAGACCCTTCTCGACACTGTCATTTagatgaaagttcatcagacggtgatAATGATGTTGGACAAAACACTCcttgacttttatatactttgaactagacaaatagaacAGATTTTGAATTAGTTGTAATAAGTTTTAACTTGATTTTGGATtttttagttctattgaactttaatttgttagttttaatgtatttattgaattgtgtcgttattgttgttgtttaggaattttggtatgctggcaggtggtgtagctgccaaaataggcattttatgccaaaatTAAAACCCAGAAAACCGAGCAAAGTTGGACGGTtcctaattaaaaaaataattctgttgattagcgaccaaccttggtcgcttaagttttaaaaaaaattaaaaattaaaaattaccgaccaaagttggtcggttattgGGATTACCCAGATTTCaactttagcgaccaactttggtcagtatggttaaattttatttgtttaaaaaatatatattttactttaccgaccaactttattcactaatttttaaattttaataattaataacatAACGTAATttaaataccgaccaactttggtcagtaaaattaaattattaaaatattattaccaacaaagttggtcggtatgtgGTTTAAATTGCACagttggtccttttaccttagtgACCAATCTCGGTCGgtaattagcgaccaaccttggtcggtaTACTAAAACGGCCATCAAAATAGTGATCAAGCGTGTTTGGACGAGTTTTGGTCGGTAATTTGCCTaaaccgaccaacgttggtcactTTTTTGGGTCGCTAATTACCAAATCTCTAGTAGTGTTAGAGAAGAGGAATTGTTCCTTTTTGAAAAATACATGATGATCAAGGAATAATTTGCACATCCACCGACTTGTACCTTTTGGAATGTTGTAATCTCTTTTTCTGTTCATTTTGATCCCATGCACCACTTTAAGCCTTATATATATAGCCTTTCTACAACTTCAGGTTTCTCATAACATTAAACCCTCAAACTCAATACAAACAGCTTTTCTCTCTACTAGGCTTCacaattttctttattttcagttacacttcttcaaaaaaaaaaaaaaaaaaaaaaaaaaaaccatatAACTTCTCTTTTAAGGTCTAAAGATGGATATGGTGATGAAGTTGGGAGCAGAAAGTCCAGTGGTAATTTTCAGCAAAACCACTTGTTGCATGTCTCACAGTATCGAAACCCTAATCCGAGGTTTTGGAGCAAACCCTACAGTTTACGAGCTCGATAAACTTCCAAATGGGAGGCAAATGGAGAACGCATTGATTGAATTAGGATGTCAACTAAGTGTGCCAGCAGTTTTCATTGGGAAAGATTTTGTTGGTGGTTCTAATGAGATTATGAGTCTTAATGTTAGAGGCAAGCTCAAGAATTTGCTTCTTAAAGCTAATGCAATTTGGATATAGAGATCACTTTACTAACTAGCAAGTATTCTAGACCTTCATTTCATAATACGTAGTTCATAGTAATCGCAGCAGCCATAGAGTCTCCTATAAGTATTTGGTGGTTGTTTATCACCCAGATAGTTTAGTTAAGGATTAAAGTACTAATGTTGATCCTATACAATAATTTAATGAGTTCTCCTTTCATGCAAATAACACAATATTGGGTAACTAAGAACAAGTATCTTGAAATTTTTCATCTCGAATTGTATTCCCATAAAAGGAAGGGTGAAGTTGAAAAACTAATCCTTCAAATCGTTGTTATGAAGTCAATAAATTATATGCTCTTTGGTTGAATCATAAAGACTTACTTCAGTTTTGACTCTATCTCCTGGCAGTATCGATTCATATAAAACTATGCCAGATCTTTTCTGAAACATAATTTATAATTATATCTAAATGAACCCGGAACAGACTGTTGGGAAGCGATTCAGTAAGTAAAGCTTCATGACTCCATTTTGGTTTTTAAAGTCCCCCTGGGGTATCAACTAATAACAAAGATATTAGACAATATATATTTATGTATGCAGAGCCACTATTTCTCcacaatttattttcttttttggagttgttctttctccGTGTTAGAAAAACCTGATGTAGTTGTTTCATTGAGGTGGATATATAGAGAGTTATTTGTCCAAGGCTCAATGTAACTTGATCATTTCTTTATTGTAGAAGTACAAATTTTGGTTGATATAACGAAATTATTAATGCAGTGATTCAGTAGACTTCACGTCTCCTCCTTAATGCATTGACCACAGCTTGTAATAGAATTTTTCTTATTGACTTCATTCAATTACCCTAATGCATTTGTTGAGTTGTCCCACATTGGTGGATTAATGGGTCTTTGGTCTCCTTATATCGTCTTGAGCAATTATTTATCATGAGATAACTtttgggattgagttagaccTAAGGACCATTTATTATGATTGGTGTACACGATAAAATCATGTGTCCCCAATTTTGTAGGCTCGTGGGGTCGCATCGAGAAACAAGTTCAATATGGACCGGACTCGAGTCAGATGGCAGAATACTATAATCGAAAATCGGAGTGCTCGATGAACACTGGGGCCGAGTACGACCAACCTCGAGATAATACCATTATGGTTTTATAACAGAAAGAGCGAGATTCCTGCGGTAGCCCTAAGATCACGGCGTAAATTCTAGAATGGATTTGTACTAGCGGTTAGCCACTTGTATAATAAGATTCCCTACTACAATTAGAattgtaccttatttaggattctcctactatataaaggggaccccaatcatttgtaacagaTCATCAATCATTGAGAAGAGAATATACATTTTCACTTTCTTGTCTACTGTTCATCTGAATcgtcttattattattttattgttcttGTTGCTCTTGTTCATTTACCTCGAGGTCGAGGTCTGCTTACACGATTGGTTTGACTTGCCTTACTCTTAAATTTACACATTAgattccttgtttatcaattagtattggattaaatcacaaatctttaaaaccacaaaataagtttaattgttactcgaattttagggtaaacagtttggcacccacagtggggctaaagataatagtaatTACTTCAGTACTGATTCCGATAACACACGTTATATTAATACTTattcttgtcaagattttttttcctcaggttaaaacatgtcaaactcacaaaacgcaCCCGTACATGTTGATGATGGTCTTGGATTTCACGGGGAAAACAATAATGTAGTTGCTCCGGGAGCCGGTGTACCACTGATTAACCATGTGGGGGTGCCGATTGTAGAACCAGTCGATGTTAGTTCACGCATTGCTTTGAATGCAGACTTAGGTGCAGACCCCGGAGGAAGTATACGCAGGGAAGTccgatctggtggccaaggaacACAAGGTATAACATATGGGGGAGTTAGCCTCCAAGTAATATTCGAGGTGCTACAAGCTCAACATGTTGCTATCGCTCAATTTCAAAGTCAGCATAAAACTCCAAATGTGGTCGAACCAGAAATCACTTGTCGTACTGAGCAGGTGCCAGAAAGATCGAGCGGTAATGGATCAGGGACTGATCCTACGATCATGAAGATGTTTGAGGAGCTCACCAAAAGAATCGAGTCGG
Proteins encoded:
- the LOC104209991 gene encoding monothiol glutaredoxin-S1-like, whose translation is MDMVMKLGAESPVVIFSKTTCCMSHSIETLIRGFGANPTVYELDKLPNGRQMENALIELGCQLSVPAVFIGKDFVGGSNEIMSLNVRGKLKNLLLKANAIWI